TAGGAATCAATATTGACCGCTTTAACTTTGGTATAAACTCCTCACTAGGGCTTAATTATACACAAGGAATTACAGGTACCTTTATCAATACCATGACAATTGGTATTAGGCTATAAGAAAAGTACTTTTCGGATATAACAAAAAAGACCTCTAGAAATAGAGGTCTTTTTTGTTAAAAGCTTGTTTTAGCGTCTACCAATTTTCTTAAAATCTGCTTGAAAATAGCCTATCGGTAGATAAATCAAAAAAATGCTTTAAAAGCCTTCACATTCCCTTCATAATCCGTAAAGAATTCTAAGATAGCTTTCTCATTCTTATTCAAGAATTCAGAAATATTTAGGTCTACTTCTTCTTGTTTTCTTATACTTAAATAAGCCAAACCATATTCTTGAGCTATTAAATCAGCTTTATTGGGTTGTTCCGTTCTAAAGAAATCATTAAAGGCATCCTGTTTTTTGGGGCCGTCAATCATATTGAAGATAATTCCTCCAGCGTTATTGAGAATTATGATTTTTAAATTATCTGGCAAATATCTATTCCAGAGAGCATTCTTGTCATACTGAAAGCTCAAATCGCCTAGAATGCAGTAAACGTTTTTGTCTGTGGTCATAGCCTGCCCTACTGCCGTACTTAAAGAGCCGTCTATACCACTTGTGCCACGATTACAATAAATCATAACACTTGGGTCTATGAATCGCTGTAAGGCGTTAATATAGCGTATGCTCATGCTGTTTCCAGAGTGAATGATGCTATCAGCAGGTATTAGGCTTAAAAGCTTTTTCAAAATATGAAATTCAGAGAAAACTGGATTTTCAAAATAGGATTTGATATCTGTTTCGGCCTTTTTTTCTAAAGCCAACCAGGCATTTTTATATTCCTTATCTATAATAATCGATTGACATGTTTCTAATTGCTCAAAAAACAAGGAAGGTTTTAATTCTACTTTTTTTGTTAAAGACCTAAAAGGGTCGATAAAAGAAGGATTGTCCTGAATATGCCAATGCTCTTTTATTGCTCCATTTCGTAGCATTAGTTTTAATGACTTAGAAATTAAAGACATATCAGTGCTTATGAGCAAATCAGGATTTAAAACTGATTTATCAGCATGTTTTAAAAACTGGTCGTGATTCTTGATTTTACCGTTTGCGTTGGCAATAGTATCTGCTACTAATACAAAACCAAATTTATCAGCAAAGCAGGCCGCATGTTTTTTGACCGTTTCATTATGTTGTTGGCCAATTACTAAAAGTCTTTTTGGGTACTTCTTTATGGTTTCTTTAAAAAGCTCTACATCAATAGTAGTGTTTGGCTTGTTTGGCAAACTACTCTCCCACTCTTGGCTAATTTCAGAAATCTTATCGGGATAAAAGGGTTCTCGAATGGGGATATTGATATGAACAGGTCCTAGTGGTTGAGATTGAGAAATATTTAAGGCTTGATTACTAAGGGCAGCGGCATTGCTTATATCCAGTTCACTTTGGTCTGGTGACCATGAAAAAGCCTTTTTTACATGTTTTCCATAGAGGTTTTCTTGGAAAATAGTTTGTCCATCGTACTGATGTACCCATTCTGGGGGTCTGTCGGCCGTTAAAACTAATAATGGAATTTCTTGAAAGTAAGCTTCGGCTACCGCAGGTGCAAAATTTAAAGCCGCTGTTCCTGATGTACAGATAATTACACTGGTTTTTCCCGTTTGTAATGCCATTCCCAAAGCCATGTAGGCAGCGGAGCGTTCATCTGAAACGCTATAGCATTTCAACCCTTTTTGACGGGTAAAAGCTATGGTTAAGGCGGCATTTCTGCTACCTGGGCAAATAATAACATGCTCTACGCCTTTTTGAAGGCATAATCGGGCAAGTTGCTGAAAAGGTTCAAGTTTGGTCATAAAAAAGGCACCCCGTTAAGAGTGCCTTCAAATTTAACTAATATGTTTTAAACTCTTCGGACTCTAGGAATTAGTTAGTTCCTAAAGACATTGCGAAGGATTAACCTAAATAGGCTTTCAAAGCTTTACTTCTAGAAGTTTGTCTCAAACGTCTGATGGCTTTTTCTTTGATTTGGCGTACACGCTCACGAGTCAAATTGAATTTTTCTCCAATTTCCTCAAGCGTCATCGCTTGCTCACCATTCAGTCCGAAATAATACATAATAACTTCTGCTTCTCTCTGCGTAAGTGTAGAAAGGGCTCTTAAAACCTCTCTTCTTAAAGAATCTGCCATCAGTTCAGAATCCGGCTTTTCCTCCATATCATTCTCCAATACGTCTAAAAGGCTATTTTCTTCACCTTGGACGAATGGAGCATCTACTGATACGTGTCTACCGGAAATCTTCATGGTATCAACCACTTCTTTGGCAGTTATCTCTAAAACTTCAGCAAGTTCTTCTGGAGATGGCTCTCTTTCGAAGTGTTGCTCTAATTCAGAGTACTTCTTTGAGATTTTGTTCAATGAACCTACTCGGTTCAAAGGCAAACGAACAATACGAGATTGTTCTGCCAAGGCCTGAAGAATGGACTGACGAATCCACCATACAGCGTAAGAAATAAACTTAAAACCTCTCGTTTCATCAAATCTCTGAGCAGCTTTTATTAATCCTAGATTACCTTCATTGATCAAATCACCAAGTGATAGACCTTGATTTTGGTACTGTTTTGCTACTGAGACTACGAAACGTAGGTTTGCTTTTGTAAGCCTTTCAAGAGACAGTTGATCACCTTCACGAATTTTCTGAGCCAAGGTTACCTCTTCATCAGGGGTAAGCAAGTCCACTTTACCAATCTCTTGTAAATACTTATCAAGAGATTGACTCTCGCGATTGGTAATCTGTTTACTGATTTTTAGTTGTCTCATATTGCTTTATTTGTTTCGATCCTACTTAAAATACTTAGCGATAATATATAAGAACAACACATGTTGCTCTTATATTGTTCGCTTAATTTTGCTATTTCGATTCTGGTCTTTCTGGTCTAGGAAGTAAAACCTTTCTAGAAAGTCTGAATTTACCGGTTTTTCTGTCTACCTCAGTTAACTTAACTTGGATTTCTTCACCCGACTCAAAAACACCATCCATAGAAGGAAGACGCTCCCAAGAAATCTCAGAAATATGAAGAAGACCTTCTTTTCCTGGCAAGAATTCTACAAAAGCACCAAATGGCTGAATAGACTTAACTTTAGCATCATATACTGTTCCTACTTCAGGAACAGAAACAATACCCTTAATTCTACCAACAGCGTCGTCCATGCTTTCTCCGCTGGTTGCGAAAATAGAAATAACGCCTTGGTTACCTACTTCTTCAATATTGATAGTGGCACCTGTTTCACGCTGCATTTCTTGAATAACTTTTCCACCTGGTCCGATAATCGCACCAATGAATTCTCTGTCGATAGTCATTTTGTGAGCTCTAGGAGCATGTGACTTCATCTCAGTTCTTACATTTGGAAGAGCAGCATTCATTTTTTCTAAGATGTGTAACCTTCCGTCTTTAGCTTGTGCTAAAGCTTGCTCTACAATCTCAAAAGATAGACCTTCTACTTTAATATCCATTTGACAAGCTACTATACCTTTTTCAGTACCAGTAACTTTAAAGTCCATGTCACCTAAATGATCTTCATCACCTAAGATATCAGATAATACCGCCCATTTTCCAGACTCCGTGTCTGTGATAAGACCCATTGCTATTCCTGAAACAGGAGCTTTAATAGGAATACCAGCATCCATAAGTGATAAACAACCAGCACAAACAGTAGCCATAGACGAAGAACCGTTAGATTCTAAGATGTCAGATACTATTCTTACCGTGTATGGGTTTTCTTCTTCAGATGGCATCACTTTAGCAAGTGAACGCTGAGCCAAGTTACCATGACCAATTTCTCTTCTAGAAGCACCTCTGTTAGGCTTTACTTCACCTGTAGAGAAACCTGGGAAGTTATAATGTAGGTAGAATTTAGAGTAACCATTGAACATTGGTTGGTCAATAAGTTGCTCGTCTAATTTTGTTCCTACAGTTGTAGTAGAAAGAGATTGTGTTTCTCCTCTTGTAAACAAAGCCGAACCGTGAGCACCAGGAAGGTAATCAACCTCGCACTCAATTGGTCTAATCTCTGTCAATTGTCTTCCATCTAAACGCTTACGCTCATTAAGAACTAAGTCTCTAGATGCTTTATATTTTACGCTAGAGAAGTATTTACGAACCAAACCTAAGTCTGTGTCGTCATCTTCGTTTTCTGATAATTTGGCTAAGTAAGCATCAAGAATAGCTGCATAGCCTTCTTTTCTGCCATCTTTTCCAAAACCAGCTGCTCCAATAGCATAAACCTCATCATAAAGGTCTGCTATTACTTTAGCTTCTAAAGCTTCGTCGTTAGTTTCATGAGAGTATTCTCTCTTAACAGTAGAGCCTACTGCTTCAGCCAATGCTTTTTGAGATGCACAATGTATTTTAATAGCATCATGACCAACTTTAATAGCTTCAATCATTTCAAGCTCAGAAACTTCGTCAGCTTCTCCTTCTACCATGTTGATATTTTCGGCAGTACCGGCAATAATCAAATCAAGGCTAGCTCCAGCTATAAGTGATTTATCAGGATTGATAACATACGCTCCATTTATTTTAGCCACTCTCACTTCTGAAACTGGACCATTAAATGGAATATCCGAAACTGCTAGTGCTGCAGAAGCTGCTAATGCCGCAAGTGCATCAGGAGAAACTTCAGGATCGGCAGATATCATAGAGATCATTACTTGAACGTCTGCGTGATAATCTTTCGGGAAAATTGGACGTAAAGCCCTATCAACTAATCTACAAATTAAGATTTCATTATCTGAAAGTCTTCCTTCTCTTCTTTGAAAACTACCAGGAATTTTACCTGCTGAGGCAAATTTCTCTTGATAATCTACTGATAATGGAAGAAAGTCAACGCCTTCTTTTGCTTCAGTTCTTGCTACTACTGTAGCCAATAACATGGCGTTACCACAACGTAAAACTACCGAGCCGTCTGCTTGACGAGCTAACTTTCCAGTTTCAATTGTGATGTCTTTACTACCCGGTACTTGGATAGTTTGTGAATGTACTTTAAACATCTATTAATTTTTATATCGCATTTTCCGCTTTCGATGCGACGATTTTATCCTATTCTTATTCCGCGGGGATACATAACACGTTTTAAAACAAAAATGGGGAACTCCATCAAATGAAGTCCCCTATTCTTTCTATTACTTACGAATTCCTAATTCAGCGATAATTGCTCTGTAACGAGTAATATCCTTTTTCATAAGATATTTTAACAAGCTACGACGCTTACCTACTAATTTCAATAGGCCTAATTGCGTTGAGTAATCTTTTTTATGCTTTTTCAGATGCTCAGTTAAATGAGCAATTCTGTAAGTGAATAATGCGATTTGTGATTCTGCTGAACCTGTATCGCTGTCTTTCTTTTGGAAGCCTTTTGAAGAGAATATCTCTTGCTTCTTCTCCGAAGTTAAATACATAAGATGTTAACCTAGATTTATGGTAATAAATAAAACAGCTGCAAAGGTACAATAAAAACGACCTAATTATACCGAATCGATTGTATTTATTTTGGCTTTTCTGAAGTTTAAATAGGGTTTCAGTTTGTCCCAGTATTGGCTGTAGATATCAGTGTCAAATAATCTTGCATCTTTGGTCGCTTTTCCTAGCAAATAGATACCGATGGTTAAGAGTACAGCTATTGGCGTCCAAACGGCCACAAAAACAGGTAATAAGCCTTCTTTTGCATTTTTGTCTGTCACTTGCATCATGACATAGTAAAAGATAAAAAAGCTTATTGCTATAAGAACCGGTACTCCAAAACCACCTTTTTTAATAATAGTACCTAGCGATGCTCCTATTAAAAACATAGCTAAACAAGCCATGGCATATGTATAATTATGCCATCGTTCTACATCGGCACTATACATGTCCTTCCTTTTTGAGTTGAGCATGGCAGAGTTCGTGCTCGTTTGACTTTTATAACTCCTCGCCGACGATTTAGCCACAGACCAGATTTCGCCTACCCTGTTGCCTGTTTCCAAAAGCTTAACTTTCTCGTCTACCCATGATCCAGGAGTTATGAAGATGGCTGTGCTATCTCCTGATACAGAGTCAATTTTATATTTAACAGGAACCACTTTGAATTGATAACTGCTCAAATTTTTTATGGCTTTAATTTGTGTTTGACTTTGTTTCTCAATCAATATCTTGCTGGAATCAATTTGAGCTTCCAATTCCTTTACATTTTTCATGTAAGCATGGTACTTAAATTGATTTTCGCTAGTTCTTTTAAGGTCAAAAGATGCCATGGAGAAAACCATCCTATTCTTCTTAAACTTGTTACGCATGAAGGGCGTATCATTTAAGACTTGATTATTCTTTTGATTAGAATAATTATAGCCGTTATAAAGCTCTAAGACTAGATAGGAATCATTATGCATCATGTACATTCTTCCCGAATCAGCCGTAGTGACATTTTTATTGCCATTCCTGTCGGTATGATTGTAAATAATCAAACCTTTCATGGTTTCATTATCTGGTAGCTTTTCTTTCGCTTTAATGCTGTAACCCGGTATTTCTCTATAAAAGACACCTTCTTGGATATTCAGACCCACCTTGGTGGTTCTTACATCCCATAGCAGGGAGTATCCTTTAAGGTTTGCCCATGGAGTAAGTCTATCATTATAGAAATAAGAGAAAATAGAAATACCAATGGAGAATATAAAAACGGGTAAGATTATTCTAGAAACAGGGATTCCTGCCGACTTCATGGCGGTAAGTTCTGTATGTTCTCCAAGGTTGCCAAAGCTCATTAGAGAAGCCAAAAGAGTAGAGAGCGGGAGTGCTACAGGTACAGTGATTAAAGAGAAGTAGGTGAAAAGTTTCCCAAAAGTCATTAAATCAAGGTCTTTTCCGACAAAGTCTTCAAAATAGAGCATTAAAAACCTGAGCAAAAAAATAAACACCACAACAAAGGTGGTGAGTATAAATGGCCCGATAAAGTTCTTTATAACTAGTTTATCTATTCTGTTCATTAAAACTATGGAGTATTCAATTCCGATACAGACAAATGGTGTTAACCACCAACTATGTCTTTCAAGTCTGCTATTAAACCATCCCAAAGGTCTTGAAGTTCATCATCATCATCATTATCTGACACGTCTGTAACTTCTAGGTATGTAGAACCGTCTAACTCTCCTAAAACGAGTTTTAATTCCAAAGAATTGCCTTCGTCTTCGCCTTGAAAATCAAAGCGAGCAGATTTATTGACTTTCTTAGTTACTTCGGCCAAATGTTTACCGCCGTCCCACTCTATTATAAAGTTATGATTAGAGTCTACAGAGACTTGCGTAGCGAACCACTGCTGTAAACCTCCTGGTGTACTTATATAATTATAAATAACTTTGGGTGAGGTTTTAAAAGAGAACTCGCCGACAAACTTATGTTTTGACATATTTAGACTAAGTTTTAATTTTTGACTAGTTAGCTTATTAACCTTAAGAATACAAATTTCATCGCTTTTTTTTCAAAATGAGATTTCTTTCAAATTCTTTTTGGATCGGAAAAAATCATTTAATACATTTGCAGCCTGTTAAGAAAAGGCGGGGTAGCTCAGTTGGTTAGAGCGTCGGATTCATAACCCGGAGGTCAGGAGTTCAACCCTCCTTCCCGCTACAAAAAAAGCTTCCTTTTGGGAAGCTTTTTCTTTGTTAATACAATATGCTATTAATCAAATCTTTGTACATGTCGTCTGGCACTTTTGTGCCAGTTTCTATTCCCTTGGAATGCTTATCTGCATTTCGTAAAGCACTAATAATGTTCATTAATTTCCCAATTGGGTAATTCTGAGAGGCCTTGGTGTAGTCTTTTACAAAATACGGATTGACCTTTAATAGTGAGGCAAGATTTGCACCTGGGTTACTTTTACTACCATGTACTAAAAGAACTTTCGAGAAAAAGTTATAGAGAATTAAAATAACTGGTTGAATCGGATGGTCTTTTGTGTTGGCTGCAAAGTAATTGACAATCTGAAAACTCTTACGAATATCTTTGATGGTAAGTGCCTTTTGAAGTTCAAAAACGTTATAATCCTTACTTATTCCTACATATTTTTCAATAGCATTCCCATCTATTTCAGCTTCTGAAGGCAAATTGATAAGCATTTTCTCTATCTCTTTTACAATAGCCTCTAGGTTGTTACCAATATGCTCAAAGAGTAGCTGTGCTGCTTTCGGAGAGATTTTATGCTTCTTTTCTTGACAAATCTCCATAATGAAGTCAGGTACCTGATTATCATATAGTTTTTTGGCATTAATCATGACACCGTTTTTGTCAAAAGCCTTTACAAAGGCCTTTCTGACGTCCATTGCCTTCCCAAAAACTAAGACAAGAATAGTACTCTTAAGTGGTTCATTTGCATAACTCGTTAGGAGATTTTGAGCGTCTTTAGTACCAATGTCTTGGATGAGTTCAGCATCTTTAACTAATACCAGTTGCTTTTCGGCCATCATTGGAAACCTTCGAGCATTATTTAAAACGGCTCCAACAGTGAGTTCCTTTCCAAATAGAATAAACTCATTAAAGCCTTTTTCGTGTTCAGGAATGGCCAACTGGGCAATCTTCTTTGCGATGGCATTAGGATAGTAAGATTCAGCCCCATGAAGAAAATACAGGGGATTTAGATTGTCCGCTGAAATAGCGGCAAGCTCTTGTGATAGTGATTTCGCCAATGTTATTTATGACTAAGTATATAATTCTGACAATACAACTGCAGGATACTAAAGAACTCATTGAACCTTTGGTTCAATAAATCATAGTTTTCATGCATGATCGGAATGCTTTTCAGCATATCCGGTCCATTTTTTATTTTTAGATTTAAGCCTGTAAATGCTTTCTCTAAGCCATAATCAAACTCATAGGCTTTTAGCCAATCATGATGAATCATGGAAGTGACTAGCAAGTCAAGTTTGGGTGGCATTAAGGTCCTATATTTTTCAAGACTTAGATAGACTCTTTGCCTGAAAGGCTCAAATTCTTCCTTACTATAGGTGTCCCAGTTTTTGATCAAAAAATGGTCAAAAAGAACATCTACAACGATAGAGGCATATTTGCCAAACTCAGGGTAGAATATTTGTTTACAATCCTTTACTAAGATATGCTGGTCTGTAAGGGTGTCTATTCGTCTATGAAGCTTTATACCAAGCTTGATGCCTTCTGAAAGGTGATTGTTTCGGGGATGATCTATTCTACCATGCATAAAATCCTCTAAAAGATT
This sequence is a window from Arcticibacterium luteifluviistationis. Protein-coding genes within it:
- the menD gene encoding 2-succinyl-5-enolpyruvyl-6-hydroxy-3-cyclohexene-1-carboxylic-acid synthase, coding for MTKLEPFQQLARLCLQKGVEHVIICPGSRNAALTIAFTRQKGLKCYSVSDERSAAYMALGMALQTGKTSVIICTSGTAALNFAPAVAEAYFQEIPLLVLTADRPPEWVHQYDGQTIFQENLYGKHVKKAFSWSPDQSELDISNAAALSNQALNISQSQPLGPVHINIPIREPFYPDKISEISQEWESSLPNKPNTTIDVELFKETIKKYPKRLLVIGQQHNETVKKHAACFADKFGFVLVADTIANANGKIKNHDQFLKHADKSVLNPDLLISTDMSLISKSLKLMLRNGAIKEHWHIQDNPSFIDPFRSLTKKVELKPSLFFEQLETCQSIIIDKEYKNAWLALEKKAETDIKSYFENPVFSEFHILKKLLSLIPADSIIHSGNSMSIRYINALQRFIDPSVMIYCNRGTSGIDGSLSTAVGQAMTTDKNVYCILGDLSFQYDKNALWNRYLPDNLKIIILNNAGGIIFNMIDGPKKQDAFNDFFRTEQPNKADLIAQEYGLAYLSIRKQEEVDLNISEFLNKNEKAILEFFTDYEGNVKAFKAFF
- a CDS encoding sigma-70 family RNA polymerase sigma factor; the protein is MRQLKISKQITNRESQSLDKYLQEIGKVDLLTPDEEVTLAQKIREGDQLSLERLTKANLRFVVSVAKQYQNQGLSLGDLINEGNLGLIKAAQRFDETRGFKFISYAVWWIRQSILQALAEQSRIVRLPLNRVGSLNKISKKYSELEQHFEREPSPEELAEVLEITAKEVVDTMKISGRHVSVDAPFVQGEENSLLDVLENDMEEKPDSELMADSLRREVLRALSTLTQREAEVIMYYFGLNGEQAMTLEEIGEKFNLTRERVRQIKEKAIRRLRQTSRSKALKAYLG
- the pnp gene encoding polyribonucleotide nucleotidyltransferase, with product MFKVHSQTIQVPGSKDITIETGKLARQADGSVVLRCGNAMLLATVVARTEAKEGVDFLPLSVDYQEKFASAGKIPGSFQRREGRLSDNEILICRLVDRALRPIFPKDYHADVQVMISMISADPEVSPDALAALAASAALAVSDIPFNGPVSEVRVAKINGAYVINPDKSLIAGASLDLIIAGTAENINMVEGEADEVSELEMIEAIKVGHDAIKIHCASQKALAEAVGSTVKREYSHETNDEALEAKVIADLYDEVYAIGAAGFGKDGRKEGYAAILDAYLAKLSENEDDDTDLGLVRKYFSSVKYKASRDLVLNERKRLDGRQLTEIRPIECEVDYLPGAHGSALFTRGETQSLSTTTVGTKLDEQLIDQPMFNGYSKFYLHYNFPGFSTGEVKPNRGASRREIGHGNLAQRSLAKVMPSEEENPYTVRIVSDILESNGSSSMATVCAGCLSLMDAGIPIKAPVSGIAMGLITDTESGKWAVLSDILGDEDHLGDMDFKVTGTEKGIVACQMDIKVEGLSFEIVEQALAQAKDGRLHILEKMNAALPNVRTEMKSHAPRAHKMTIDREFIGAIIGPGGKVIQEMQRETGATINIEEVGNQGVISIFATSGESMDDAVGRIKGIVSVPEVGTVYDAKVKSIQPFGAFVEFLPGKEGLLHISEISWERLPSMDGVFESGEEIQVKLTEVDRKTGKFRLSRKVLLPRPERPESK
- the rpsO gene encoding 30S ribosomal protein S15; this encodes MYLTSEKKQEIFSSKGFQKKDSDTGSAESQIALFTYRIAHLTEHLKKHKKDYSTQLGLLKLVGKRRSLLKYLMKKDITRYRAIIAELGIRK
- a CDS encoding LptF/LptG family permease translates to MNRIDKLVIKNFIGPFILTTFVVVFIFLLRFLMLYFEDFVGKDLDLMTFGKLFTYFSLITVPVALPLSTLLASLMSFGNLGEHTELTAMKSAGIPVSRIILPVFIFSIGISIFSYFYNDRLTPWANLKGYSLLWDVRTTKVGLNIQEGVFYREIPGYSIKAKEKLPDNETMKGLIIYNHTDRNGNKNVTTADSGRMYMMHNDSYLVLELYNGYNYSNQKNNQVLNDTPFMRNKFKKNRMVFSMASFDLKRTSENQFKYHAYMKNVKELEAQIDSSKILIEKQSQTQIKAIKNLSSYQFKVVPVKYKIDSVSGDSTAIFITPGSWVDEKVKLLETGNRVGEIWSVAKSSARSYKSQTSTNSAMLNSKRKDMYSADVERWHNYTYAMACLAMFLIGASLGTIIKKGGFGVPVLIAISFFIFYYVMMQVTDKNAKEGLLPVFVAVWTPIAVLLTIGIYLLGKATKDARLFDTDIYSQYWDKLKPYLNFRKAKINTIDSV
- a CDS encoding START-like domain-containing protein, translating into MSKHKFVGEFSFKTSPKVIYNYISTPGGLQQWFATQVSVDSNHNFIIEWDGGKHLAEVTKKVNKSARFDFQGEDEGNSLELKLVLGELDGSTYLEVTDVSDNDDDDELQDLWDGLIADLKDIVGG
- the holA gene encoding DNA polymerase III subunit delta is translated as MAKSLSQELAAISADNLNPLYFLHGAESYYPNAIAKKIAQLAIPEHEKGFNEFILFGKELTVGAVLNNARRFPMMAEKQLVLVKDAELIQDIGTKDAQNLLTSYANEPLKSTILVLVFGKAMDVRKAFVKAFDKNGVMINAKKLYDNQVPDFIMEICQEKKHKISPKAAQLLFEHIGNNLEAIVKEIEKMLINLPSEAEIDGNAIEKYVGISKDYNVFELQKALTIKDIRKSFQIVNYFAANTKDHPIQPVILILYNFFSKVLLVHGSKSNPGANLASLLKVNPYFVKDYTKASQNYPIGKLMNIISALRNADKHSKGIETGTKVPDDMYKDLINSILY
- a CDS encoding acyl carrier protein phosphodiesterase, producing the protein MNYLAHLFLSEDNEDILFGNLLEDFMHGRIDHPRNNHLSEGIKLGIKLHRRIDTLTDQHILVKDCKQIFYPEFGKYASIVVDVLFDHFLIKNWDTYSKEEFEPFRQRVYLSLEKYRTLMPPKLDLLVTSMIHHDWLKAYEFDYGLEKAFTGLNLKIKNGPDMLKSIPIMHENYDLLNQRFNEFFSILQLYCQNYILSHK